AAAGATTTATTCCAATAATATCGATGCTTTGATTcagataatcttctattaaacctgatttttttaactttcaagaTTGTCATCACCTCATCTATTCTAAGATAGCTTGTGCATATGAAATGCTACAAATCTAATATCCTAATGCAATTCATATAGATGTGATAGGGACAAGGAGAGCATATAATATCACGGCATTTCACTTAGTCACACTCTCATGCTACGAAATCTAAAATAGATAAAGATTTATTccaataatattaatgatttgattaagataatcttctattaaaCCTAATGTTTGTATTTATgttatgcaatatttttttttttagtttaaacaaaaaacaatcacacATATCAAAGTATAATTAACTTTATAACGTTATTCCTTGTACTTATCATGCATGAATTGTTATCCATTAGATAAAGATTtattctaataatattaatgctttcatttaaataatcttctattaaacctaatttttgtattttgtgttatgttatatttttctttttagttaaacAAAGAACAATCACATATATCAAAGTATAACCGACTTTGTGACGTTATTCTCTATTCTTATCATGCATGAATTGTCATCCATTAGGTAAAGATTTATTCCAATAATATTGATGCTTGATTCAGATAATCTTCTACTAAAcctaatttttgtattttatgttatgcaatacttttctttttcaataaacaaaGAACAACCAcacatatcaaaatataattgacttTGTAATGTTATTTCTTGTACTTATCATACATGAATTGTTATCTATTAGATAAAGATTTATTCCAATAATATCGATGCTTTGATTCAGATAATCTATTATTAAACCTGATTTTTTGACTTTCACAAGATTGACATCACCTCATCTAATCTAAGATAGGTAGTGCCTATGAAATGCTACAATTCCAATATCTTAATGcaattcatattataaattagatATATGTGATGGGGACAAGGGGAGCATATAATATCAAGGCATTTCACTAAGTCATACTCTCATCTCCATGTCTCTCTCAATGTTTCAAATTATCTAGCAAAGTGTTCTTATAATATATGATCATGCATCATAGAGATCTTTAGCAGACAATTAGTCCATTTCTTCTTATACATTAGTTTATTACATTGACCGCAGGCACCAACTCCCTAATCCTCTGTAGCGGGGTTCTCCTTAACTTCATTCTCAACAGAATCATAGCCGTTGATCTGATCGAGAATCAAGACCAGCCCCATGGCGAATGCCCCGTCAAAACCAGGCTTAAGGCACAGAGAGAGGACGTCCTTGCCAAGCACGACATCAGTGGAGGCATCTACTTTGCGTCTGATCTCAGCCACCGCTTCCTTCACTGTATTCAATATCGTGCACGATCTGGTCGCAAAAGATCCTTCTATCTGGTACTCCTCACCTGGATTCCCACACACTTCCACCGTCACGGTACACCGTCCGATCATGGATGTTCGCCGCACGCTAAATATTGGATTGCTCCCGTCTGTTCCTTCCCCTATGTAGCCCTCCCACCTTTGATGCAGACTCGGCCTCTGTCCGTACAAATTAAttgattcaataataataataataataatatatagatgattttgaagatatattatatgtttttctataaacaattgaagtaaattcaaataaaaacctATTCCCGATGATATATTATgataatatccaaaatatatctttaaaatcatttaaaaaaaaaacctttaatcgTCATTGACGAAAAATCCCTACGCCACCTCCTATAACTGGAAATTTAGGCACAAGATTATAACCGcatatttaatttcatgttgaCTCACCGGGTTGACTCGATATCATTCAGGCAAGAAATCATATATTTCAttgaaatctaaaatcaaataGAATCCCATTAATTAAAATCCCCAAAAATGGACACGATCCAATTAGGCACTCTCCAttttgaactctttttttttaagaaaaacaaagaaaagaaaatgttcaGATAGATCTGAAAACCCCGATGACTCAATTCAGTAAACAAGAGAGGACCGGCTGAGTCAAATCGTTCATCcaaatacatatacatatacatatatatatatatatgtatatatatatagaaagagagggagggagggagggagggtaGTACCTTTCTTCTGACGGTGAGCAGACAGCGGCCATGGGCGTCCATGAGAACGAGTTCACCCTTGTCACGAGAGTCAGGCCCATACGAGTCAACACGGAACACCAACTCACCTTTGCAATCATAGACAGTGAAGCCATCATTAGCGAagaacaaacatgttttaaacaCTGTGAgatgcttttcttcttcatagaCAAACCCAGCATCCACGACCAACCCTCccttcatttttctcttctgGGCTCTTCAATTCAATCCTCAAGTGAGGATGATTCTCTCAGTAAAACACTTTATCCTCAACTTCCAGAGACTAGTCAGTCAGATTCTGAGGAAATCAAGAGAGTCCCATAATAGATGTAATACCACcgttacaaaaatacaaacgcTGAAGGCAAAGGAAAGCGAGAGAAGGAGACGACAAGCACATGAGCCAAATATCTCGCTGTGAAAGGAGAATACTTTGCTCCCTGTTGCGAGGCATGGGGTCCCGTCTACAGAAGAGTTTAAATATAATTTGGTCCCTAAGAAATTTATTCAGAGCAGCTAAATAGTCCTTGTTTTATCCACACTTATTAATAAGATCCCTTACTAATTACTAGAGTCGATTGTAATTTATTAGTTTCTAACATCAAAGATTGAATATGAGAATTTATTTCtatgcatcaaaatgatgtggataatgcatttttaaaattcattaaaaataaatttttaatctaaGTTCATGTATAAAtattctttaacataaaaaaaaattattttttagttttaaaaatacattcataaaaaaatatctcttccttttattttaaaataatttctatctttagttttaaacatttaaaaatatatttatagggactagatatatatttcttaaagaaTTATGAGTCAAGATTAGTTTTTAACTAtagtttatgaataaaaaatagtaaatattgTTTACGGAAATATATCtattttatatcttatattttaaaaaatataaaaactaatcttaaaattattttaataatatatttagttttacaTCTATCCATCATGAaaaaatctctatttttttaatcaaatattttttaatcaggAAAAAATCCAAGCAACCAAGTTATTTACTTAGAGTGTGGttatgattgcttttcaaaatattttttactcagaaatatattaaaataatatttttttattttaaaaaaaaattatttttaatatcaatgcatcaaaatgatctaaaaatattaaaaaatatattaatgtgaatagaaaaaaaattaatttaaaaaaaaattaatttttttaaaaataattttaaaacataaaatcaatcaagatCTTAGTAAGTGATTTAAGTGTGAACTCGGGCGGGGCGGATAGGAGCTAGTACGTTTTGGAAATATTCGGGTgggtcctttttttattttgaatgccCCGCTACACCAATAATTCAAACCACATTCACGGGTtctctatttttccttttccgaaaaaaaaacaaaacagctaATAAACTCTAATGTTTAGA
This region of Populus alba chromosome 3, ASM523922v2, whole genome shotgun sequence genomic DNA includes:
- the LOC118054888 gene encoding protein LURP-one-related 5 yields the protein MKGGLVVDAGFVYEEEKHLTVFKTCLFFANDGFTVYDCKGELVFRVDSYGPDSRDKGELVLMDAHGRCLLTVRRKRPSLHQRWEGYIGEGTDGSNPIFSVRRTSMIGRCTVTVEVCGNPGEEYQIEGSFATRSCTILNTVKEAVAEIRRKVDASTDVVLGKDVLSLCLKPGFDGAFAMGLVLILDQINGYDSVENEVKENPATED